Proteins encoded in a region of the Sphingomonas sp. OV641 genome:
- the sppA gene encoding signal peptide peptidase SppA, which translates to MKLVRGAWKLLVGIKDALVLVAMLLFFALLFAALNSRPGTPSIKDGALVLDLDGPIVEQPEEVPPLAFVSGQQIGRQYRLRDVVHAIDSARTDTRVKAVVLDLDRFGGAYPAALGEVAEALVRVRQSGKPVLAYATGYTDGAYRLAAAASEIWVDPLGGVVLSGPGGNRLYYKGLIDKLGVTTHVFRVGKFKSAVEPYTRADESPESRAASQALYGSLFEQWKNAVAQARPKARVDGWLTQPSRIVAAAGGDIAKASLSSGIVDKLGDRISFGRRVAEIVGAEEDKPAGSFKQIRYQAYVQANPAPGEGEIGVVTVAGEIVDGKAGPGTAGGDTIAKFILDGLAEKKLKALVVRVASPGGSVLASERIRLAVLEAKRRGLPIVVSMGGVAASGGYWVSLPGDVIFADPGTITGSIGVFGVLPSFENSLAKIGVTSDGVKLTPLAGQPDIIGGLNEEAGAMIQSSIEQVYRRFLSEVSRSRRLPVARVDEIAQGRVWEGGTARQIGLVDRFGTLDDAVQEAARRAKLDPAKAKPVYLEKKPSWASQLAQQIGNDDDESGSVPTDALGRMAWEQRQVLARAAGDVRRMATTGGIQARCLECGPLGPTQVTAGDARLLDLLLARFGL; encoded by the coding sequence ATGAAGCTTGTACGCGGCGCGTGGAAACTGCTGGTCGGCATCAAGGACGCGCTGGTGCTCGTGGCCATGCTGCTGTTCTTTGCCCTGTTGTTCGCAGCGCTGAATTCACGACCCGGCACGCCTTCGATCAAGGATGGTGCGCTTGTTCTGGATCTCGACGGGCCAATCGTCGAGCAGCCCGAAGAGGTGCCCCCGCTCGCCTTTGTCTCTGGCCAGCAGATCGGCCGGCAGTATCGGTTGCGCGATGTGGTTCACGCGATCGACAGCGCGCGTACCGACACCCGCGTGAAGGCGGTTGTGCTGGACTTGGACCGCTTCGGCGGCGCCTATCCGGCCGCGCTCGGCGAAGTGGCCGAAGCGCTGGTGCGGGTGCGGCAAAGCGGAAAGCCGGTCCTCGCCTATGCGACCGGCTATACTGACGGTGCGTATCGGCTCGCCGCGGCGGCGAGCGAGATCTGGGTCGATCCGCTGGGCGGCGTGGTGCTCAGCGGGCCGGGCGGCAATCGCCTCTACTACAAGGGCCTGATCGATAAGCTGGGCGTCACCACCCACGTGTTCCGCGTCGGCAAGTTCAAGTCGGCCGTGGAGCCCTATACCCGCGCGGACGAAAGCCCGGAATCGCGCGCGGCCTCGCAGGCGCTGTACGGATCTTTGTTTGAACAATGGAAGAATGCTGTCGCGCAGGCGCGGCCCAAGGCGCGTGTGGACGGCTGGCTGACGCAGCCGAGCCGTATCGTCGCGGCCGCTGGCGGCGATATCGCAAAGGCCAGCCTCTCCAGCGGGATCGTCGACAAGCTGGGTGATCGCATCTCCTTCGGCCGCCGCGTCGCCGAGATCGTCGGTGCCGAAGAGGACAAGCCGGCGGGCTCGTTCAAGCAGATCCGCTACCAGGCGTATGTGCAGGCGAACCCCGCTCCCGGCGAGGGCGAAATCGGCGTGGTCACCGTCGCCGGCGAGATCGTCGACGGCAAGGCCGGGCCTGGCACCGCCGGTGGCGACACGATCGCCAAGTTCATCCTTGATGGGCTTGCCGAGAAAAAACTGAAGGCGCTGGTCGTCCGGGTGGCTTCGCCGGGCGGATCGGTGCTGGCGTCCGAACGGATCCGCTTGGCCGTGCTCGAGGCGAAACGCCGGGGCTTGCCGATCGTCGTCTCCATGGGCGGGGTGGCGGCGTCCGGTGGCTATTGGGTGTCGTTGCCGGGCGATGTGATCTTCGCTGATCCGGGCACGATCACCGGCTCCATCGGCGTGTTCGGCGTTCTGCCCAGCTTCGAGAACAGCCTCGCCAAGATCGGCGTCACCAGCGATGGAGTGAAGCTCACGCCGCTCGCCGGACAGCCCGACATCATCGGCGGCCTCAACGAAGAGGCGGGCGCCATGATTCAGTCGAGCATTGAGCAGGTGTATCGCCGCTTCCTGTCGGAAGTATCGCGCTCGCGCCGGCTCCCGGTGGCACGGGTGGACGAGATCGCGCAGGGTCGCGTCTGGGAAGGCGGCACCGCGCGGCAGATCGGGCTCGTGGATCGGTTCGGCACGCTGGATGATGCCGTGCAGGAAGCGGCACGGCGGGCCAAGCTCGATCCGGCCAAGGCAAAGCCCGTATATCTTGAAAAGAAGCCGAGCTGGGCGTCGCAGCTGGCGCAGCAGATCGGCAATGACGACGATGAAAGCGGCAGTGTCCCGACCGACGCGCTTGGCCGCATGGCGTGGGAACAGCGACAGGTGTTGGCGCGTGCCGCCGGTGACGTTCGGCGCATGGCAACCACCGGCGGCATTCAGGCGCGCTGCCTTGAATGCGGGCCGCTTGGTCCGACCCAGGTGACGGCTGGTGACGCGCGCTTGCTGGATCTGCTGCTGGCCCGCTTCGGCCTGTGA
- the nusG gene encoding transcription termination/antitermination protein NusG, protein MARWYIIHAYSGFEGKVRDAIMAEASRMGLEQLVERIEVPTETVQEARRGKKVQVERKFMPGYVLAKLDMTDQVYHLVKNTPKVTGFLGSSGKPQAISEAEAARMLNSKEEAAAAPKAKVKVDFEIGDAVKVLEGPFASFNGTVEELDFDKSKVKVSVSIFGRATPVELDFEQVERSK, encoded by the coding sequence ATGGCACGCTGGTACATCATCCACGCTTATTCCGGATTCGAGGGCAAGGTTCGCGACGCGATCATGGCCGAAGCCAGCCGCATGGGCCTGGAACAGCTCGTGGAGCGCATCGAGGTGCCCACGGAGACGGTGCAGGAGGCCCGCCGCGGCAAGAAGGTGCAGGTCGAGCGCAAGTTCATGCCGGGCTATGTTCTGGCCAAGCTCGACATGACCGACCAGGTCTATCACCTCGTCAAGAACACGCCGAAGGTGACGGGCTTCCTTGGCTCGTCCGGCAAGCCGCAGGCGATCAGCGAGGCGGAAGCCGCTCGCATGCTGAACAGCAAGGAAGAGGCCGCTGCCGCGCCCAAGGCGAAGGTCAAGGTCGATTTCGAGATCGGCGATGCGGTCAAGGTTCTGGAAGGCCCGTTCGCCAGCTTCAACGGCACCGTCGAGGAACTGGATTTCGACAAGTCGAAGGTGAAGGTGTCGGTGTCGATCTTTGGCCGCGCCACGCCGGTCGAACTCGATTTCGAGCAGGTCGAGCGCAGCAAGTAA
- a CDS encoding CPBP family intramembrane glutamic endopeptidase, whose amino-acid sequence MLAAALLLAALGLLAHGWRTKRSLAARIAWAVRGDAASRPRATLGWALGIAIMYGATALVALALLGRLDALIMLPGELRIAATQLHVSPLGMAAVAEIAWSIAGGFVLGAIAAIVMARRGWLRLGWMYRSPAIAMNRREAGAALLLAAAAGVGEEMFFRLLIPLLAALVTGSGVAGCLTGWAAFTLAHRYQGALGMSAVALVGAVLVWLYLATGLLWLVALLHTLVDANALVLRPWLEKMARSRPEA is encoded by the coding sequence ATGCTGGCCGCAGCGCTGCTCCTTGCCGCGCTCGGCCTGCTCGCTCACGGTTGGCGGACGAAGCGGAGCCTGGCGGCGCGCATCGCCTGGGCGGTCCGCGGCGATGCCGCTTCCCGGCCGCGCGCTACCCTCGGCTGGGCGCTCGGCATCGCCATCATGTACGGCGCCACGGCGCTGGTCGCGCTTGCGCTGCTGGGTCGGCTGGACGCGCTCATCATGTTGCCCGGCGAGCTTCGGATCGCGGCCACGCAACTGCACGTCAGCCCGCTCGGCATGGCGGCCGTGGCAGAGATCGCCTGGTCAATCGCGGGCGGCTTCGTGCTGGGCGCGATCGCTGCGATCGTGATGGCGCGTCGTGGCTGGCTGCGCCTCGGCTGGATGTACCGCTCGCCTGCGATTGCCATGAATCGGCGCGAAGCCGGCGCCGCCCTCCTGCTTGCCGCTGCGGCAGGAGTGGGGGAGGAAATGTTCTTCCGCCTGCTGATCCCGCTGCTCGCTGCTCTTGTCACCGGCAGTGGTGTGGCGGGTTGCCTCACGGGCTGGGCCGCCTTCACCCTGGCGCATCGCTATCAGGGGGCGCTTGGCATGAGCGCCGTCGCCCTTGTTGGTGCGGTGCTGGTGTGGCTGTATCTCGCCACCGGCCTCTTGTGGCTGGTGGCCCTGCTGCACACGCTGGTCGATGCCAATGCGCTGGTGCTCCGGCCCTGGCTGGAAAAGATGGCGCGTTCCCGCCCGGAGGCGTGA
- a CDS encoding GNAT family N-acetyltransferase, with the protein MIAIRPATTGDAATIAAIYAPYVLSGTVSFESEAPDTRQMRQRMTASDGLYPWLVATSGVGDDAAVVGYAYATRFRERAAYRYVVETSIYLSGSVQRQGVGRLLYEALVDTLRAQGFTQAIGVIALPNDNSISLHEAVGFRRAGIYREVGYKQGRWLDVGFWQCALNESMVPPVEPRRFADVGVVRA; encoded by the coding sequence ATGATCGCCATCCGCCCCGCCACGACGGGCGATGCCGCCACCATTGCGGCGATCTATGCGCCTTATGTGCTCTCCGGCACCGTCTCGTTCGAGAGCGAGGCGCCTGATACGCGGCAGATGCGTCAGCGCATGACCGCATCGGACGGCCTCTATCCTTGGCTGGTGGCCACATCGGGGGTGGGCGATGACGCGGCAGTCGTCGGCTATGCCTATGCGACCCGGTTTCGAGAGCGCGCCGCTTATCGCTATGTGGTGGAAACCTCGATCTATCTGTCCGGCTCGGTGCAGCGGCAGGGCGTGGGTCGGCTGCTCTACGAAGCGCTGGTGGATACGTTGCGCGCGCAAGGCTTCACCCAGGCGATCGGCGTTATCGCGCTTCCCAACGACAATTCCATCTCGCTGCATGAAGCGGTGGGGTTTCGGCGCGCGGGTATCTATCGCGAGGTAGGATATAAGCAGGGCCGCTGGCTGGACGTCGGTTTCTGGCAATGCGCGCTGAACGAAAGCATGGTGCCGCCGGTGGAGCCGCGCCGCTTTGCCGACGTGGGCGTGGTCCGCGCCTGA
- a CDS encoding bifunctional diguanylate cyclase/phosphodiesterase, protein MSSRSTQRPTPVSLRQLLGISEGDDPVFWSRLRATQLFAGRRLALLLLAANLMGGMAVTRLFQNAVPIWWLAAWLVTLMAVAGAITVRRLRTRHLEEGYATLQELRDTALEGLALAAMWSFPPLVFASKAPATTFNLWMILAVLMAAAAFALAPLVLAALTFIGGVAFTAALLLLLQQQFFAATATVLLGALLITTCLARARFLLMLRGFEMNLSDSHETVSLLLGEFEDSGADWLWETDSQRRLCKVNTRFALALGSTPEQLEGMPVLQALAGASWETGDFAPALRLLADKLKRREAFRDLSLPVTVNGEQRWWEITANPRLDERGQYVGFRGVGSDVTEQRATADKINRMARFDALTGLPNRLFVNEALARALTEAERWGSRAAFMMIDLDRFKAVNDTLGHPIGDRLLGRVSERLAELITENELIGRLGGDEFAVVMNDATDASRVEKLAHRIIETLSRPYEVDQHTLYIGASVGVATSPRDGRTAETLIRSADLALYRSKDAGGGVFHAYEPQLHVDAEERRVLEMALRKALEKGELHLDYQPVVDAGSERLVGFEALLRWNSPEFGTISPAKFIPIAEETRLIGPIGEWVVRTACEEAAQWPDDVRVAVNVSPEQLHSPKFVAAVAQSLTDSRISPHRLELEVTESVFLREATAALQALERILELGVRLSLDDFGTGYSSLGYLSRTRFSTIKIDRSFVTGASKGVPEALAIIRAVVALANSLGMATTAEGVETVDELTLIRALGCSKIQGYHFGRPLPVAETRAIALRNRSAIRAA, encoded by the coding sequence GTGAGCTCACGATCAACCCAACGCCCCACGCCAGTTTCGCTCCGGCAACTGCTCGGCATCAGTGAGGGCGACGATCCGGTTTTCTGGAGCCGCTTGCGCGCGACCCAGTTGTTTGCCGGTCGACGGCTGGCGCTTCTTCTCCTCGCGGCGAACCTGATGGGTGGCATGGCCGTGACCCGGCTGTTCCAGAATGCCGTTCCGATCTGGTGGCTCGCCGCCTGGTTGGTGACATTGATGGCGGTGGCGGGCGCCATTACCGTCCGCCGGCTGCGCACCCGGCACCTGGAGGAAGGCTATGCCACCCTCCAGGAGCTGCGCGACACCGCGCTCGAAGGGCTCGCGCTGGCGGCGATGTGGAGCTTTCCGCCGCTGGTGTTCGCGTCCAAGGCGCCGGCGACCACCTTCAACCTGTGGATGATCCTTGCCGTCCTGATGGCGGCGGCGGCCTTCGCGCTAGCGCCGCTGGTGCTGGCGGCCCTTACCTTTATCGGCGGCGTGGCGTTCACCGCGGCCCTGCTCCTCCTGCTGCAGCAGCAATTCTTCGCCGCGACGGCAACCGTTCTTCTGGGCGCATTGCTCATCACCACCTGCCTCGCGCGGGCGCGGTTCCTGCTGATGCTGCGCGGGTTCGAGATGAACCTGTCCGATAGCCATGAAACGGTGAGCCTGCTGCTCGGCGAATTCGAGGACAGCGGGGCCGACTGGCTGTGGGAAACCGATTCGCAGCGTCGGCTGTGCAAGGTGAACACCCGCTTTGCCCTCGCGCTCGGCAGCACACCAGAGCAGCTGGAGGGGATGCCCGTGCTCCAGGCGCTCGCCGGGGCAAGCTGGGAGACAGGCGATTTCGCGCCCGCGCTTCGCCTGCTGGCCGACAAGCTGAAGCGGCGCGAAGCGTTCCGCGACCTCTCCCTGCCGGTGACGGTGAACGGCGAGCAGCGCTGGTGGGAAATCACCGCCAACCCGCGGCTGGACGAACGCGGCCAGTATGTCGGGTTCCGCGGCGTCGGTTCGGACGTGACCGAACAACGCGCGACGGCCGACAAGATCAACCGCATGGCCCGCTTCGATGCGCTGACCGGCCTGCCCAATCGGCTGTTCGTGAACGAAGCGCTGGCGCGCGCGCTGACCGAGGCGGAACGCTGGGGCAGCCGCGCGGCCTTCATGATGATCGATCTGGATCGCTTCAAGGCGGTGAACGACACGCTCGGCCACCCGATCGGCGACCGTCTGCTCGGCCGCGTGTCCGAGCGGCTGGCGGAGCTGATCACGGAAAACGAACTGATCGGGCGGCTGGGCGGCGACGAATTCGCGGTGGTCATGAATGATGCGACGGACGCCAGCCGAGTCGAGAAGCTGGCGCACCGGATCATCGAAACGCTGTCGCGCCCTTATGAGGTGGACCAGCACACCCTTTACATCGGCGCCTCCGTCGGCGTGGCCACCTCACCGCGCGATGGGCGCACGGCCGAAACGCTGATCCGGTCGGCCGACCTTGCGCTCTACCGCTCCAAGGATGCGGGCGGCGGCGTGTTCCACGCCTATGAGCCGCAACTCCATGTCGACGCGGAGGAGCGGCGCGTCCTTGAAATGGCGCTGCGCAAGGCGCTCGAAAAGGGCGAGCTCCACCTCGATTACCAGCCTGTGGTGGATGCCGGCAGCGAGCGGCTGGTCGGTTTCGAGGCGCTGCTACGCTGGAACAGCCCCGAGTTCGGGACGATTTCGCCAGCCAAGTTCATCCCGATCGCGGAAGAAACGCGGCTGATCGGCCCGATCGGCGAATGGGTCGTGCGGACCGCTTGCGAGGAAGCCGCGCAATGGCCCGATGACGTGCGCGTCGCGGTCAACGTCTCGCCGGAGCAGTTGCACAGTCCCAAGTTCGTGGCGGCGGTGGCGCAGTCGCTGACGGACAGCCGAATCTCCCCACACCGACTGGAGCTGGAAGTTACCGAAAGCGTGTTCCTACGCGAGGCGACGGCCGCATTGCAGGCGCTGGAGCGGATCCTGGAACTGGGCGTGCGGCTGAGCCTTGACGATTTCGGCACCGGCTACTCCTCGCTCGGCTATCTTTCCCGGACCCGTTTCTCGACCATCAAGATCGATCGCAGCTTCGTGACGGGCGCGTCCAAGGGCGTGCCCGAAGCCCTCGCCATCATTCGGGCAGTGGTGGCGCTGGCCAACAGCCTGGGCATGGCGACCACGGCAGAGGGCGTGGAGACCGTCGACGAGCTGACGCTGATTCGCGCCTTGGGCTGCTCCAAGATCCAGGGCTATCATTTCGGCCGCCCGCTTCCCGTCGCGGAAACGCGCGCCATCGCGCTTCGCAACAGATCGGCCATTCGCGCGGCTTGA
- the secE gene encoding preprotein translocase subunit SecE: MAKTSPIEFINQVRAETKKVVWPTRRETIMTGVMVMIMTTILALFFLGVDSAFNAIVNALLSLAK, encoded by the coding sequence GTGGCGAAGACGTCCCCGATCGAATTCATCAACCAGGTTCGCGCCGAGACCAAGAAGGTCGTCTGGCCGACCCGGCGCGAGACGATCATGACCGGCGTCATGGTGATGATCATGACGACGATCCTGGCGCTCTTCTTCCTGGGCGTGGATTCGGCGTTCAACGCGATCGTCAACGCGCTGCTGAGCCTGGCCAAGTAA
- a CDS encoding TonB-dependent receptor domain-containing protein has protein sequence MRVALAAVVAAAVVAAPALAQSVDASGRTTYDAAFFQRFQPANALEVVRRVPGFTLEQVEEDVRGFGQAAGNVVINGQRPSSKSDTIEVVLARIPATRVARVEVGPGTLFGAEYSGKAQVVNLILTGEGGLAGTATGTLRRQYDGKLFPEGSVSTLLRRGNSTFNAAIGVNNEQTSEEGYDTLRALPSGELLEYRRKINTIEDPNAFVSGSWDYKAGQFETARFNARYAFDRFRLSQTNQVLPTGGTARDDRLTQRFHFDEWEIGGDVQRPLLGGGVKLIGLATRRDRIDRELSLLRVRSDVIGGNEQQVRSQRDEAVLRGLWTRPDFHGWSVETGVEGALNRLRSKVDLFGFGAEGARTRIDLPVDDAVVTEYRAEGFANASRSLTAKLRIDLALNYELSRLTVDGDADAKRSLHFWKPKLNVDWRPGDGWRAQASIARTVAQLRFEDFISAAELANERVNGGNAELVPQRSWEALATVEKQVLGDGLVKLELGYTRTALVQDRVPTPEGFDAPGNLGDGTSKIARATFDVPVARLGIKGGRISGRLSYVGTSVEDPYTGEQRPYSGASPFVYEVNWRQDLGDFAWGVGFAGDDPYTFYRRNELDTLYPGNPYITAFAEYRPTRSTTVTLSVDNLGDFSTRRGRLFFDPDRRTPDPFRVEDRVRNQHILPYLTIKHNFG, from the coding sequence ATGCGTGTCGCACTGGCTGCCGTAGTGGCAGCCGCCGTTGTTGCGGCACCTGCCCTGGCCCAAAGCGTCGATGCATCCGGCCGCACCACATATGATGCGGCCTTCTTCCAACGGTTTCAGCCGGCGAATGCCCTGGAGGTCGTCCGCCGCGTTCCCGGCTTCACGCTGGAACAGGTCGAGGAAGACGTGCGCGGATTCGGCCAGGCGGCCGGCAATGTCGTCATCAACGGCCAGCGCCCGTCATCCAAGAGCGATACGATCGAAGTCGTGCTCGCCCGCATCCCCGCGACCCGCGTGGCGCGGGTCGAGGTGGGCCCGGGCACCCTGTTCGGCGCCGAATATAGCGGCAAGGCGCAGGTCGTGAACCTGATCCTCACCGGCGAAGGCGGGCTGGCGGGCACGGCGACGGGCACGCTGCGCCGCCAATATGACGGCAAGCTGTTTCCCGAGGGCAGCGTTTCGACGCTGCTGCGCCGGGGCAATTCGACGTTCAATGCCGCGATCGGAGTCAATAACGAGCAAACCAGCGAGGAAGGCTATGACACGCTGCGCGCCCTCCCCTCCGGCGAGCTTCTGGAATATCGCCGCAAGATCAACACCATCGAAGATCCGAACGCATTCGTGTCGGGCTCCTGGGATTACAAGGCAGGACAATTCGAAACGGCCCGCTTCAACGCGCGCTACGCCTTTGACCGGTTCCGCCTGAGCCAGACCAATCAGGTTCTGCCCACGGGCGGCACGGCGCGGGACGACCGGCTGACGCAGCGGTTCCATTTCGACGAATGGGAAATCGGCGGCGACGTGCAGCGGCCGCTGCTCGGCGGCGGGGTGAAGCTGATCGGCCTCGCCACCCGGCGGGATCGGATCGATCGCGAACTGTCTCTGCTGCGCGTGCGGAGCGATGTGATCGGCGGCAATGAGCAGCAGGTGCGCAGTCAGCGCGACGAGGCCGTGTTGCGCGGCTTGTGGACGCGTCCGGACTTTCATGGCTGGTCGGTGGAAACCGGCGTCGAAGGCGCGCTCAATCGCCTGCGCAGCAAGGTCGATCTGTTCGGCTTTGGCGCGGAGGGCGCCCGGACCCGCATCGACCTGCCGGTGGATGATGCGGTCGTCACCGAATATCGGGCGGAAGGTTTCGCCAATGCCAGCCGTTCGCTGACGGCAAAGCTGCGCATAGACCTGGCGCTGAACTACGAGCTCTCGCGGCTGACGGTGGATGGTGATGCCGACGCCAAGCGCTCGCTCCACTTCTGGAAGCCGAAGCTGAATGTCGACTGGCGCCCCGGCGATGGCTGGCGGGCGCAGGCGTCGATCGCGCGCACGGTGGCACAATTGCGCTTCGAGGACTTTATCAGCGCCGCCGAACTCGCCAACGAACGGGTGAACGGCGGCAATGCGGAACTGGTCCCGCAGCGTTCCTGGGAAGCGCTGGCCACGGTCGAAAAGCAGGTGCTGGGCGATGGGCTGGTCAAGCTGGAGCTCGGCTATACCCGGACTGCCCTGGTGCAGGATCGCGTGCCGACGCCCGAGGGGTTCGACGCCCCCGGCAACCTTGGGGACGGCACCAGCAAGATCGCACGCGCGACCTTCGACGTGCCGGTTGCGCGGCTTGGCATCAAGGGCGGGCGGATCTCAGGGCGCCTGAGCTATGTCGGCACTTCCGTCGAGGACCCCTATACCGGTGAGCAGCGGCCGTACTCCGGCGCCTCCCCATTCGTTTACGAAGTGAACTGGCGCCAGGATCTGGGCGATTTTGCCTGGGGCGTCGGCTTCGCCGGAGACGATCCGTACACCTTCTATCGTCGCAACGAGCTGGACACGCTTTACCCCGGCAACCCCTATATCACCGCCTTTGCCGAGTACCGGCCGACCCGCAGCACCACCGTTACGCTGAGCGTCGACAATTTGGGCGACTTCAGCACCCGGCGTGGACGGTTGTTCTTCGATCCCGACCGCCGCACGCCCGACCCGTTCCGGGTGGAGGATCGCGTGCGCAATCAGCACATCCTGCCTTATCTGACGATCAAGCATAATTTCGGCTGA
- a CDS encoding trimeric intracellular cation channel family protein: protein MPPVDLLPVLAPWFDLAGLAVFAVSGALAAARRGQTMVTLAFFAIITGVGGGTMRDLLIGAPVFWIVDSRAAAVCLSAALVIWITPERWWRGAALDWFDALGLAAYAVYGAAKALGYGVPPVPAFLMGVVTACVGGIIRDVLAGEPSILMRPELYVTAAALASALFVGLSLLGMEGAPAAVIAASAGFALRAAAIRWQLHLPAYRQRR from the coding sequence ATGCCGCCCGTCGATCTTCTTCCGGTCCTCGCCCCCTGGTTCGATCTTGCGGGGCTGGCGGTGTTTGCCGTCTCCGGTGCGCTGGCTGCCGCACGCCGAGGGCAAACGATGGTGACGCTCGCTTTTTTCGCGATCATCACGGGCGTCGGCGGTGGCACGATGCGGGATCTGCTGATCGGCGCGCCGGTGTTCTGGATCGTCGACAGCCGTGCCGCAGCCGTGTGCCTATCGGCCGCGCTGGTGATCTGGATCACACCCGAACGCTGGTGGCGCGGCGCAGCGCTGGACTGGTTCGATGCGCTGGGGCTTGCCGCTTATGCCGTTTACGGTGCCGCCAAGGCGCTGGGCTATGGCGTACCGCCGGTGCCGGCCTTTCTGATGGGTGTCGTGACTGCCTGTGTCGGCGGCATCATCCGAGACGTGCTGGCTGGGGAGCCATCGATCCTGATGCGCCCGGAACTCTATGTCACCGCCGCGGCGCTGGCCTCAGCGCTGTTCGTCGGCCTGTCGTTGCTGGGAATGGAGGGGGCACCGGCCGCCGTTATCGCCGCCAGCGCCGGCTTCGCGCTTCGCGCAGCTGCCATCCGCTGGCAATTGCATCTTCCGGCCTATCGGCAGCGGCGGTAG
- the glpX gene encoding class II fructose-bisphosphatase: MPTASKVLDRVLVLEMVRVTEAAAIGASTLIGRGDEKAADAAAVEAMREALNTLDIDGTVVIGEGERDEAPMLFIGEKVGAAQGTGPRIDIALDPLEGTTICAKAGPNSLAVLAIGEEGCLLNAPDVYMDKLAVGPGLPDGVIDLDKTPTQNIEAIAAAKGVRPNEIIACVLDRPRHEKLIAELRSIGCGVVLIGDGDVAGVIATTDPDTTIDVYMGSGGAPEGVLACAALRCVGGQFKGRLLFRNEDERARARKWGITDLDKQYDLKELAKGDCIFAATGVTDGSLLEGVKRRGKTMTTESVVMRASSGTVRWVKGEHRLDR; encoded by the coding sequence ATGCCGACAGCCAGCAAGGTGCTCGACCGCGTCCTGGTGCTCGAGATGGTGCGCGTGACGGAGGCGGCGGCGATCGGTGCTTCCACCCTGATCGGTCGCGGTGACGAAAAGGCTGCCGATGCGGCCGCAGTCGAGGCCATGCGCGAGGCGCTGAACACGCTCGACATCGATGGCACGGTGGTGATCGGCGAGGGCGAGCGCGACGAGGCGCCGATGCTGTTCATCGGTGAAAAGGTTGGCGCGGCGCAAGGAACCGGTCCCCGGATCGACATCGCGCTCGATCCTCTCGAGGGCACCACCATCTGCGCCAAGGCCGGGCCGAACAGCCTTGCCGTGCTGGCGATCGGCGAGGAAGGCTGCCTGCTCAACGCGCCGGACGTGTATATGGACAAGCTTGCCGTAGGCCCGGGCCTTCCCGACGGCGTGATCGACCTCGACAAGACGCCGACGCAGAATATCGAGGCGATCGCAGCGGCCAAGGGCGTCCGCCCCAACGAGATTATCGCCTGCGTGCTGGATCGTCCGCGTCACGAAAAGCTGATTGCGGAGCTTCGCTCAATCGGCTGCGGCGTGGTGCTGATCGGCGACGGCGACGTGGCTGGCGTGATCGCGACCACCGATCCGGACACCACCATCGATGTGTACATGGGTTCGGGCGGGGCACCGGAAGGCGTGCTGGCCTGTGCTGCGCTTCGCTGCGTCGGCGGCCAGTTCAAGGGGCGGCTGCTGTTCCGCAACGAGGACGAGCGTGCCCGCGCCCGCAAGTGGGGCATCACCGATCTCGACAAGCAATATGACCTGAAGGAGCTGGCGAAGGGCGACTGCATCTTTGCCGCCACCGGCGTCACCGATGGCTCGCTGCTGGAAGGCGTGAAGCGGCGCGGCAAGACGATGACGACCGAAAGCGTCGTGATGCGCGCGTCGTCCGGCACGGTTCGCTGGGTGAAGGGTGAGCATCGGCTCGACCGCTGA